In Rathayibacter sp. VKM Ac-2762, one DNA window encodes the following:
- a CDS encoding LCP family protein, translated as MRVHERAVRHGRLRRRSGVRTVVVGIAAVVGVLAVSATSLVAIATVSISRNVADNAVDLGVAPPTAGNVQMGAVEGGFDVLVVGTDNDATQGDSFGVRDDTLNDVNILLHVSADHRSATVISFPRDLILDRPACTDPETGVVTEAAAGVPLNSAFQYGGLACVNDTLQQFTGLTVPYAGWVSFNGVIEMSNAVGGVPICLTGPILDTDSGLDLPAGTSTVSGSMALSFLRSRHGVGDQSDLSRISSQQQYLASLMRTVRSADTLSNIPALYGLAQATSSNVHLSTSLTSPATMISLALALKDVDLSKMVFVQYPALDDPDYPGKVVPNAEVGAELMNRVLTDQPVTLASDAPAEEAPAAEAPAAEAPAEGGAAPTDPAPVAVDAPGQTAAEETCAVPSD; from the coding sequence ATGAGGGTTCACGAGCGCGCGGTGCGGCACGGGCGGCTCCGGCGGCGGTCCGGGGTGCGGACAGTGGTGGTCGGGATCGCGGCGGTGGTCGGCGTCCTCGCCGTCAGCGCCACCTCGCTCGTGGCGATCGCGACGGTGAGCATCAGCCGGAACGTCGCCGACAACGCGGTCGATCTGGGCGTCGCTCCTCCCACCGCCGGGAACGTGCAGATGGGCGCGGTCGAGGGCGGCTTCGACGTCCTGGTGGTCGGCACCGACAACGACGCCACGCAGGGCGACTCCTTCGGCGTCCGCGACGACACGCTGAACGATGTGAACATCCTGCTCCACGTCTCGGCCGACCACCGCAGCGCGACGGTGATCAGCTTCCCGCGCGACCTGATCCTGGACCGTCCCGCCTGCACCGACCCCGAGACGGGCGTCGTCACCGAGGCCGCCGCCGGTGTCCCGCTCAACTCCGCGTTCCAGTACGGCGGGCTCGCCTGCGTCAACGACACCCTGCAGCAGTTCACCGGCCTGACGGTGCCCTACGCCGGCTGGGTGTCCTTCAACGGCGTCATCGAGATGAGCAACGCCGTCGGCGGCGTCCCGATCTGCCTCACGGGTCCGATCCTCGACACCGACTCGGGCCTCGACCTGCCCGCCGGCACCTCCACCGTCTCCGGGTCGATGGCCCTCTCGTTCCTCCGCAGCCGCCACGGCGTCGGCGACCAGAGCGACCTCAGCCGCATCTCGTCGCAGCAGCAGTACCTGGCCTCGCTGATGCGCACCGTCCGCTCGGCCGACACCCTCTCGAACATCCCCGCCCTCTACGGACTCGCGCAGGCGACCTCGTCGAACGTGCACCTGTCGACGTCGCTCACGAGCCCGGCGACGATGATCTCGCTCGCCCTCGCGCTGAAGGACGTCGACCTCTCGAAGATGGTCTTCGTGCAGTACCCGGCGCTCGACGACCCGGACTACCCGGGCAAGGTCGTGCCCAACGCCGAGGTCGGGGCCGAGCTGATGAACCGCGTCCTCACCGACCAGCCGGTGACCCTCGCATCCGACGCTCCGGCGGAGGAGGCGCCCGCAGCGGAGGCGCCCGCGGCGGAGGCGCCCGCGGAGGGCGGCGCGGCTCCGACGGATCCCGCTCCCGTCGCCGTCGACGCTCCGGGCCAGACCGCGGCGGAGGAGACCTGCGCGGTGCCGTCCGACTGA
- a CDS encoding threonine/serine exporter family protein, producing MRSPRLLQQVVGKLGGQRPAAPVSRRAQRALLAEQTVRGVLELAVRLGETLLSLGSAAAEVTETIQRVCRAYGIECQVDLTFTSILVVHDGGDDSPSVSVLRVVPSRSADYERLARVTALVTAITEGSPEVRVADAVDSAEAREEARHQFEAAHDRLDAILVQPHRYRRGVVTLTLALMAAGVALLLGGGPLVVLLAAATAAAIDLVNQLLARWGLPAFFQQIAGAALATGVAVVLLAVVPRLPVELAVLPPALVVASGVVVLLAGLSFVGAADDAINGFPITAGGRLLEVGLLTLGIVVGIAVVLDGARSLGVELVLVDSYARPWPAAVQVLGAGVAAGAWALSSHTPPRPALIAALTGAGAFLVSDSLTTSGFAPLMANALPALAIGLLGEMLAERMRVPAVVTTACAIVPLLPGLTLYRGVLGLTSNAGPSAGIELLLQAGMIALGLAGGVTLGRIAYRRLRTPIVRAVAPVRARTRRDRGIEQALAADVLYPDGAEAGQADTAQVVTAPGSGSGLTASDPSAPAAVDPAPLPDEPAPAAEEPFTRTGIVPIVSTIGVTEPVPIVTEEDPADRG from the coding sequence GTGCGCTCTCCTCGTCTTCTGCAGCAGGTCGTCGGCAAGCTCGGCGGGCAGCGGCCCGCGGCCCCGGTGAGCCGTCGAGCGCAGCGCGCGCTCCTCGCCGAGCAGACGGTCCGCGGGGTGCTCGAGCTGGCCGTGCGACTGGGCGAGACGCTGCTCTCGCTGGGGTCCGCGGCCGCCGAGGTGACCGAGACGATCCAGCGGGTGTGCCGCGCCTACGGCATCGAGTGCCAGGTCGACCTCACCTTCACGTCGATCCTGGTCGTGCACGACGGAGGCGACGACTCCCCCAGCGTGAGCGTGCTGCGCGTCGTCCCCTCCCGCAGCGCCGACTACGAGCGGCTCGCCCGCGTGACGGCGCTCGTCACCGCCATCACCGAGGGCTCGCCGGAGGTGCGCGTCGCCGACGCCGTCGACTCCGCCGAGGCCCGCGAGGAGGCCCGCCACCAGTTCGAGGCCGCGCACGATCGGCTCGACGCGATCCTCGTCCAGCCGCACCGCTACCGCCGCGGAGTCGTCACCCTCACGCTCGCGCTCATGGCGGCGGGCGTCGCGCTCCTGCTCGGGGGCGGACCCCTCGTCGTGCTCCTCGCCGCCGCGACGGCCGCCGCGATCGACCTGGTCAACCAGCTCCTCGCCCGCTGGGGTCTGCCCGCCTTCTTCCAGCAGATCGCGGGCGCCGCGCTGGCGACCGGAGTGGCGGTGGTGCTGCTCGCGGTCGTGCCGCGGCTGCCCGTGGAGCTGGCGGTGCTGCCGCCCGCGCTCGTCGTCGCGTCGGGGGTGGTCGTGCTCCTCGCCGGGCTCTCGTTCGTGGGAGCGGCGGACGACGCGATCAACGGGTTCCCGATCACCGCGGGCGGCCGGCTGCTCGAGGTCGGGCTGCTGACGCTGGGCATCGTCGTCGGCATCGCCGTGGTGCTCGACGGCGCGCGCTCGCTCGGGGTCGAGCTGGTGCTGGTCGACTCCTACGCCCGCCCCTGGCCGGCCGCTGTGCAGGTGCTCGGCGCCGGGGTCGCGGCCGGCGCCTGGGCGCTCTCGTCGCACACCCCGCCGCGGCCCGCGCTCATCGCCGCCCTCACCGGAGCCGGCGCGTTCCTCGTCTCCGACTCGCTGACCACCTCGGGCTTCGCGCCGCTCATGGCCAACGCCCTCCCGGCGCTGGCGATCGGCCTGCTCGGCGAAATGCTGGCCGAGCGGATGCGGGTGCCCGCCGTGGTGACGACCGCGTGCGCGATCGTCCCCCTCCTGCCCGGCCTCACCCTCTACCGCGGCGTCCTCGGCCTCACCTCGAACGCCGGCCCGAGCGCCGGGATCGAGCTCCTGCTCCAGGCGGGCATGATCGCGCTGGGCCTCGCCGGCGGAGTCACGCTCGGCCGGATCGCCTACCGCCGCCTGCGCACCCCGATCGTGCGGGCGGTGGCGCCGGTCCGCGCCCGGACCCGCCGGGACCGCGGGATCGAGCAGGCCCTCGCCGCCGACGTCCTCTACCCCGACGGCGCCGAGGCCGGGCAGGCGGACACCGCGCAGGTCGTCACGGCGCCGGGCAGCGGATCCGGCCTCACGGCGTCCGACCCGTCGGCGCCGGCCGCGGTCGACCCCGCACCGCTGCCCGACGAGCCGGCGCCGGCCGCCGAGGAGCCGTTCACCCGCACCGGGATCGTCCCGATCGTCAGCACGATCGGCGTGACGGAGCCGGTGCCGATCGTCACCGAGGAGGATCCGGCCGACCGGGGCTGA
- a CDS encoding phosphatase PAP2 family protein: MSTPALSRRARFHQRFLVEERVMAPEARRGLDRAGFGLIGVGVVLFAAFTAQVASGTGLTVLDPVVAEWFREKRSAEGTVVMDALATVFGPVYLPVIILAVLVLWFVLARHLWRPILLAGGMLVGMVSVQLAAHLVMRMRPPVEYMLLGPDGTFSFPSGHVTGVSDFFLITTFLLASRRSSRSCMIGGFALSLGMIAGQIVARLYLGHHWLTDTLASVSLALIVLGSVIVIDTRRTAVVRGHAD; this comes from the coding sequence ATGAGCACCCCCGCCCTCTCGCGCCGCGCCCGCTTCCACCAGCGGTTCCTCGTGGAGGAGCGCGTGATGGCCCCGGAGGCGCGCCGCGGCCTCGACCGGGCCGGCTTCGGCCTCATCGGCGTCGGCGTCGTCCTCTTCGCGGCCTTCACCGCGCAGGTCGCGAGCGGCACCGGCCTCACCGTCCTCGATCCGGTCGTCGCCGAGTGGTTCCGCGAGAAGCGCTCCGCCGAGGGCACGGTCGTGATGGACGCGCTCGCCACCGTCTTCGGGCCGGTCTACCTGCCGGTCATCATCCTGGCGGTGCTCGTGCTCTGGTTCGTCCTCGCGCGGCACCTCTGGCGGCCGATCCTCCTGGCCGGCGGCATGCTCGTCGGGATGGTCAGCGTGCAGCTGGCCGCTCACCTCGTGATGCGGATGCGCCCGCCGGTCGAGTACATGCTGCTCGGGCCCGACGGGACCTTCTCGTTCCCCTCCGGCCACGTCACCGGCGTGAGCGACTTCTTCCTGATCACCACGTTCCTCCTCGCCTCCCGCCGCTCCTCCCGGAGCTGCATGATCGGGGGCTTCGCGCTCTCGCTCGGGATGATCGCCGGCCAGATCGTCGCGCGGCTCTACCTCGGCCACCACTGGCTGACCGACACGCTCGCCTCGGTGTCGCTCGCCCTGATCGTGCTCGGCTCGGTGATCGTGATCGACACCCGCCGGACCGCGGTCGTGCGGGGCCACGCGGACTGA
- a CDS encoding LamG domain-containing protein, which translates to MSRHRLSAASPAARLRTLLARPRSVVAALAAAALAAVLLTAPATSGAYTASILNSTNTVGSAAAFFTCDGALAADRGAALFAYTLAQPSGSTTAPDTDSGQYPGTYRSTSLFPTAMVSSAATPKACPRDAGGSWTPNGTNQYLSTPLEIRNPGTFSTEIWFKTTNAGGKLFSFSAGATAPGGQYDRHTYIGADGKLVFGVYNGAAQTITSTRAVNDGLWHHVVSTLSPTAGIALWVDGVKVASNSTYRTAENTTGTWKIGYDSLGGQWPNVGSSYFGGSLRYAAVYSTVLTPEQIQTHYAAGR; encoded by the coding sequence ATGAGCCGGCACCGCCTCTCCGCCGCCTCGCCGGCCGCGCGGCTGCGCACCCTCCTCGCCCGCCCGAGGTCTGTCGTCGCCGCCCTCGCCGCCGCCGCCCTGGCCGCCGTGCTGCTCACCGCCCCTGCCACCTCCGGCGCGTACACCGCCTCGATCCTGAACTCGACCAACACGGTCGGCAGCGCCGCCGCGTTCTTCACCTGCGACGGCGCCCTCGCCGCCGACCGCGGGGCCGCGCTCTTCGCCTACACGCTCGCGCAGCCGAGCGGATCGACGACCGCGCCCGACACGGACTCCGGCCAGTACCCGGGCACCTACCGCTCCACCAGCCTCTTCCCGACCGCGATGGTCAGCTCCGCCGCGACGCCCAAGGCCTGCCCGCGCGACGCGGGCGGCTCGTGGACGCCGAACGGCACCAACCAGTACCTGAGCACGCCGCTGGAGATCAGGAACCCCGGCACCTTCAGCACCGAGATCTGGTTCAAGACCACGAACGCCGGCGGCAAGCTCTTCAGCTTCAGCGCGGGCGCCACCGCTCCCGGCGGCCAGTACGACCGCCACACCTACATCGGTGCCGACGGCAAGCTCGTCTTCGGCGTCTACAACGGCGCCGCGCAGACCATCACGAGCACCCGAGCCGTCAACGACGGGCTCTGGCACCACGTCGTCTCCACGCTCTCGCCGACGGCGGGCATCGCGCTCTGGGTCGACGGCGTGAAGGTCGCCTCGAACAGCACGTACCGCACGGCCGAGAACACGACGGGCACCTGGAAGATCGGATACGACAGCCTGGGCGGCCAGTGGCCGAACGTCGGCTCCTCGTACTTCGGCGGGAGCCTGCGCTACGCCGCGGTGTACTCGACGGTCCTCACGCCGGAGCAGATCCAGACGCACTACGCGGCAGGACGCTGA
- a CDS encoding S26 family signal peptidase, whose protein sequence is MTLVDTADLRLPESPATPESTAPTARPRTDRPRRSLLRTALIGTTTALLAVLVAAALLFHASGGRWFIVQTPSMGTAAPVGTLVLTEPTALEDVRVGDAVSFHPTTTPDETYTHRVVEIADDGTLRTQGDINGAVDPWATGQDQLIGVVTTALPVLGWLVRGLPLLIIGAVLVQLLTRFIASPTQRASMRILGLSLVASVTVFVLRPLVGIVVLEATVDSGTTNATLVSTGVLPIRVSAEGADPVDLVSGQVGRLQIPAHDGDAYALSSALHLPFWGWVLFVLLCAIPVLYTVFVGLPGEPERTAERGRRAAREEETA, encoded by the coding sequence ATGACCCTCGTCGACACCGCCGACCTCCGCCTCCCCGAGTCGCCCGCGACGCCCGAGTCGACCGCCCCGACGGCCCGCCCCCGCACCGACCGCCCCCGCCGGTCCCTCCTCCGCACCGCCCTGATCGGGACGACGACCGCTCTGCTGGCCGTCCTGGTCGCGGCGGCGCTCCTGTTCCACGCGTCCGGCGGACGCTGGTTCATCGTGCAGACGCCCTCCATGGGCACGGCCGCCCCGGTCGGCACCCTCGTCCTCACCGAGCCGACGGCCCTCGAGGACGTCCGGGTCGGCGACGCGGTCAGCTTCCACCCCACCACCACGCCCGACGAGACCTACACCCACCGGGTCGTCGAGATCGCCGACGACGGCACGCTCCGCACCCAGGGCGACATCAACGGAGCCGTCGATCCGTGGGCCACCGGCCAGGACCAGCTCATCGGAGTCGTCACCACGGCGCTGCCGGTGCTCGGCTGGCTCGTGCGCGGCCTGCCGCTGCTGATCATCGGCGCCGTCCTCGTGCAGCTGCTCACCCGCTTCATCGCCTCGCCCACCCAGCGGGCGTCGATGCGGATCCTCGGCCTCTCGCTCGTCGCGTCCGTCACCGTCTTCGTGCTCCGCCCGCTCGTCGGCATCGTCGTCCTCGAGGCCACGGTCGACAGCGGCACGACGAACGCCACGCTCGTCTCGACGGGCGTCCTCCCCATCCGCGTGAGCGCCGAGGGAGCCGACCCCGTCGACCTGGTCTCCGGACAGGTCGGCCGCCTGCAGATCCCGGCGCACGACGGAGACGCCTACGCCCTCTCCTCCGCTCTGCACCTGCCGTTCTGGGGCTGGGTCCTCTTCGTCCTGCTCTGCGCGATCCCGGTGCTCTACACGGTCTTCGTCGGCCTCCCCGGCGAGCCGGAGCGGACCGCCGAGCGCGGCCGCCGCGCCGCCCGCGAGGAGGAGACGGCATGA
- a CDS encoding MarR family transcriptional regulator, whose protein sequence is MTTERPTPRDVDQDAPAVQLRQSLRLLENAQRHLRASIAAGVGVGISELTALEILGESPDLTPKWLGLELSLSTGAVTALLDRLATAGHVDRLANPQDRRSVLLRLTASGKQLLAQVDERYDEVSAEVLKASPGLNGMADDLARAAAVITAHTIR, encoded by the coding sequence ATGACCACCGAGAGACCGACCCCGCGCGACGTCGACCAGGACGCGCCCGCCGTGCAGCTGCGGCAGTCGCTCCGCCTGCTCGAGAACGCGCAGCGGCACCTCCGCGCGAGCATCGCCGCCGGCGTGGGCGTGGGCATCTCGGAGCTCACCGCGCTCGAGATCCTCGGCGAGTCGCCCGACCTCACGCCGAAGTGGCTGGGTCTCGAGCTCTCCCTCTCGACGGGCGCCGTGACCGCGCTCCTCGACCGGCTGGCGACCGCCGGCCACGTCGACCGGCTCGCCAACCCGCAGGACCGCCGCAGCGTCCTCCTGCGCCTCACCGCCTCCGGGAAGCAGCTGCTCGCGCAGGTGGACGAGCGCTACGACGAGGTCAGCGCGGAGGTGCTGAAGGCCTCCCCCGGGCTGAACGGCATGGCGGACGACCTGGCGCGTGCCGCCGCGGTCATCACCGCGCACACGATCCGCTGA
- a CDS encoding ATP-binding protein — MTERSVGFRTPPDDTEVVHEMLAELWGERPDLPTRDRMAVETALVELVDNVIQHATSTTTIVCRLVVRVEGDAIHAELVDTADPPDIGTGPREMPDVFAESGRGLALIQALTTTFEHERSEGRNVWTLTRALDS, encoded by the coding sequence GTGACTGAGCGCAGCGTCGGGTTCCGCACGCCCCCGGACGACACCGAGGTCGTCCACGAGATGCTCGCCGAGCTCTGGGGCGAGCGCCCGGACCTGCCGACCCGCGACCGCATGGCCGTCGAGACGGCGCTGGTCGAGCTGGTCGACAACGTCATCCAGCACGCGACGTCGACGACGACGATCGTCTGCCGCCTCGTCGTGCGCGTCGAGGGAGACGCGATCCACGCGGAGCTGGTCGACACGGCCGATCCTCCGGACATCGGCACGGGGCCGCGGGAGATGCCGGACGTCTTCGCCGAGTCGGGCCGCGGGCTCGCCCTCATCCAGGCGCTGACGACCACGTTCGAGCACGAGCGCTCCGAGGGGCGCAACGTCTGGACCCTGACCCGGGCGCTGGACTCCTAG
- a CDS encoding STAS domain-containing protein, which translates to MTFTTETIAPDIAVLRGEGRLNAASAPELRSAVRRAIDEGSPRIVVELSAVTFMDSSGLGALVGALKTARQAGGDLRIAAPSEQVVMVLQLSNLDRVLTLFDTAGDAYRD; encoded by the coding sequence ATGACGTTCACGACCGAGACGATCGCCCCCGACATCGCCGTGCTGCGGGGGGAGGGGCGGCTCAACGCGGCCTCGGCTCCGGAGCTGCGCTCGGCCGTCCGCCGGGCGATCGACGAGGGCAGCCCCCGCATCGTCGTCGAGCTCAGCGCGGTGACGTTCATGGACTCCTCCGGCCTCGGCGCCCTGGTCGGCGCTCTCAAGACCGCGCGGCAGGCGGGCGGCGACCTGCGGATCGCGGCGCCCAGCGAGCAGGTCGTGATGGTGCTGCAGCTGTCCAACCTCGACCGGGTGCTCACCCTCTTCGACACGGCCGGCGACGCGTACCGTGACTGA
- a CDS encoding GAF domain-containing SpoIIE family protein phosphatase produces the protein MIEAEQDPRLVALEALEMMGSAPEERFDRITRMAEELFRVPVAEIHFLDDTTLFTKSPQRPDAVLAYPRAGTFCDATLEKRTTFVVPDLGADEAWVGHEHVAGYPHVRFYAGRPLSVEGDLQLGTLCLIDFVPRSLTPDERQLLEEFGEWVERELRDTAERDRAADMQTQMAPSSLHHPAGYELSGLSLPRWTITGDFYSWRGDDETVDLTLVDVMGKGTAAAIVAASIRSAFRARLGGDPDAVVSAVSAQLHDDFTATETFATLFHGRLDTASGRIDFVDAGHGLTVLLRADGSFQRLAALGLPLGIAEDGGWITQTVELAVGDSLLAFTDGVLDLYDGTLQSLARAVDLARDSADTAAFLQALRALAASGSASDDITALVLTRTGADRSAEKDPA, from the coding sequence ATGATCGAGGCCGAGCAGGATCCGCGGCTGGTGGCGCTCGAGGCGCTCGAGATGATGGGGTCGGCTCCGGAGGAGCGCTTCGACCGGATCACGCGGATGGCCGAGGAGCTGTTCCGCGTGCCCGTGGCCGAGATCCACTTCCTCGACGACACCACGCTGTTCACGAAGTCCCCACAGCGTCCGGACGCCGTGCTCGCCTACCCGCGCGCCGGCACCTTCTGCGACGCGACGCTCGAGAAGCGCACCACCTTCGTCGTGCCGGACCTCGGTGCCGACGAGGCGTGGGTCGGGCACGAGCACGTCGCGGGGTACCCGCACGTCCGCTTCTACGCCGGGCGGCCGCTGTCGGTCGAGGGCGACCTGCAGCTGGGCACCCTCTGCCTCATCGACTTCGTGCCCCGGAGCCTCACCCCGGACGAGCGGCAGCTGCTCGAGGAGTTCGGCGAGTGGGTCGAGCGCGAGCTGCGCGACACGGCGGAGCGCGACCGCGCCGCCGACATGCAGACGCAGATGGCTCCCTCCTCCCTCCACCACCCCGCCGGCTACGAGCTCTCGGGGCTCTCGCTGCCGCGGTGGACGATCACCGGCGACTTCTACAGCTGGCGCGGCGACGACGAGACGGTCGACCTGACCCTCGTGGACGTGATGGGCAAGGGGACGGCAGCGGCGATCGTGGCCGCCTCGATCCGCTCCGCGTTCCGGGCGCGCCTGGGCGGCGACCCCGACGCGGTCGTCAGCGCGGTGAGCGCCCAGCTGCACGACGACTTCACGGCCACCGAGACCTTCGCGACCCTCTTCCACGGGCGCCTCGACACCGCGTCCGGCCGGATCGACTTCGTCGACGCGGGCCACGGGCTCACCGTCCTCCTCCGCGCCGACGGCTCATTCCAGCGGCTCGCGGCACTGGGCCTCCCGCTGGGCATCGCGGAGGACGGCGGCTGGATCACCCAGACCGTGGAGCTCGCGGTCGGCGACTCGCTCCTGGCCTTCACCGACGGCGTCCTCGACCTCTACGACGGGACGCTGCAGTCCCTGGCGCGCGCGGTCGATCTCGCCCGCGACTCCGCCGACACCGCCGCGTTCCTGCAGGCGCTGAGGGCGCTCGCCGCCTCCGGCTCCGCGTCCGACGACATCACCGCCCTCGTGCTGACCCGCACGGGCGCCGACCGCTCCGCCGAGAAGGACCCCGCATGA